A genomic stretch from Hoplias malabaricus isolate fHopMal1 chromosome 4, fHopMal1.hap1, whole genome shotgun sequence includes:
- the dusp8a gene encoding dual specificity protein phosphatase 8 isoform X2 — translation MCEELRMPLDVVLASPEQSFWSSSRHTGMRLKIRVRRMKEARELRGGFAAFSTCFPGLCEGKPVANLPMSLSQPCLPVANVGPTRILPHLYLGSQKDVLNKDLMAQNGITYVLNASNTCPKPEFISESHFMRIPVNDNYCEKLLPWLDKTNEFIDKAKVSNSRVIVHCLAGISRSATIAIAYIMKTMGLSSDDAYRFVKDRRPSISPNFNFLGQLLEFEKGLQLLKALSSGQEKSEQSSGSVDPKGEAASKPKEARLEGEKETTTESEAKLPSPTSLQQGFNSLNLSAERILDTNRLKRSFSLDIKSVYTPGQCPHITPVHVEDVPKLCKLDSPSPRVSNGVCHSSPASDSPSPGETESSLRPRSRRKSKQSVSSAGSSPVHTLGFGSSQLPVHKSPSLDENLKSPMLLGLPGLGTGPMWTKHRDTAQATTPITPTGCEKFLSWLDKTNELIDKASNSRDPPQATTPVTPTGDAPWFYESLSGGGGGGAGVVHFPGPQCCGALPGPREAVRLRPKAGEAREARASWHEDASISGGNSADKQFKRRSCQMEFEEGIQETRSREDLGKIGKQSSFSGSMEIIEVS, via the exons GTGGATTTGCAGCATTCTCCACCTGTTTCCCAGGGCTTTGTGAAGGGAAACCAGTGGCCAATTTGCCTATGAGCCTCTCTCAGCCCTGCCTGCCAGTGGCTAATGTTGGTCCCACACGTATTCTGCCCCACCTCTACCTGGGCTCGCAGAAAGATGTGCTTAACAAG GACCTGATGGCCCAGAATGGCATCACATATGTGCTTAATGCCAGTAACACGTGTCCGAAGCCAGAGTTCATCTCCGAAAGCCACTTCATGCGCATTCCTGTCAATGACAACTACTGTGAGAAACTGCTGCCCTGGCTGGACAAAACCAACGAGTTCATCG acaaagCCAAGGTTTCCAACAGCCGAGTCATTGTTCATTGTTTAGCGGGCATCTCCAGGTCTGCCACCATCGCCATTGCTTACATCATGAAGACAATGGGTTTGTCATCAGATGACGCGTACAG GTTTGTTAAGGACCGCCGGCCTTCAATATCACCAAACTTTAACTTCTTGGGTCAGTTGCTGGAGTTTGAAAAAGGCCTCCAGCTGCTGAAGGCACTCTCTTCTGGTCAAGAGAAGAGTGAGCAGTCCAGTGGATCTGTAGATCCCAAAGGAGAGGCTGCTTCCAAGCCCAAGGAAGCTAGACTAGAAGGGGAGAAGGAGACCACCACAGAGTCTGAGGCAAAGCTGCCCTCTCCTACGTCGCTGCAGCAGGGCTTCAACAGCCTTAACTTGTCGGCAGAGCGCATCCTGGACACCAATCGCCTCAAGCGCTCCTTCTCATTGGACATCAAGTCCGTCTACACGCCTGGCCAGTGTCCCCATATCACGCCCGTCCATGTGGAGGATGTTCCGAAGCTCTGCAAGCTGGATAGCCCGAGTCCAAGAGTCTCCAATGGTGTCTGCCATTCGTCTCCAGCTTCAGACAGCCCCAGCCCAGGAGAAACAGAGAGCAGCTTGAGACCACGTTCACGAAGGAAAAGCAAACAGAGTGTTAGCAGTGCTGGCAGTTCACCTGTCCACACTCTAGGCTTTGGCTCAAGCCAGTTGCCTGTGCACAAGAGCCCCAGCCTGGATGAGAATCTCAAATCCCCCATGCTGCTTGGCTTGCCTGGTTTGGGAACAGGACCTATGTGGACCAAACACAGGGACACGGCACAGGCAACAACCCCCATCACGCCCACAGGATGTGAGAAGTTTTTGTCTTGGCTGGACAAAACAAACGAGTTAATCG ACAAAGCCTCCAACAGCCGGGACCCACCGCAGGCTACCACGCCTGTCACGCCCACAGGCGATGCCCCCTGGTTCTACGAATCTTTGAGTGGTGGAGGAGGGGGCGGAGCAGGGGTGGTGCATTTTCCGGGACCTCAGTGCTGCGGTGCCCTCCCTGGGCCACGCGAGGCGGTGCGTCTGCGGCCAAAAGCGGGTGAGGCTCGGGAGGCGCGGGCGAGCTGGCACGAGGATGCCTCCATCTCCGGCGGCAACTCGGCCGACAAGCAGTTCAAGCGGCGAAGCTGTCAGATGGAGTTTGAGGAAGGGATCCAGGAGACACGCTCGAGAGAGGACCTCGGCAAAATCGGCAAGCAGTCCAGCTTCTCAGGCAGCATGGAGATCATCGAGGTCTCCTGA